The Psychromonas sp. MME1 genome window below encodes:
- a CDS encoding glucokinase: MLSVVADVGGTNIRLAVCDIETGELSKLREFACAEFVTLDAALVQYFATLQGEVKHLCIGIACPVDNDQIVMTNLSWAFSKQALKEKLNLTSLYLINDYTAISLAVPFLNDQQKIKVGGGEPVENGVTAVFGPERV, from the coding sequence ATGTTGTCTGTAGTTGCTGATGTTGGCGGTACTAATATTCGCCTTGCTGTTTGTGATATAGAAACCGGTGAATTGAGTAAATTAAGAGAGTTTGCTTGTGCGGAATTTGTAACGCTTGATGCAGCATTAGTGCAATATTTTGCAACATTACAGGGCGAAGTGAAGCATCTTTGTATTGGTATTGCTTGCCCTGTTGATAATGATCAGATTGTGATGACTAATTTAAGTTGGGCTTTTTCTAAGCAGGCATTAAAAGAAAAACTTAATTTAACATCTTTATATCTTATTAATGATTACACTGCAATTTCATTAGCAGTCCCTTTCCTCAATGACCAACAAAAAATAAAAGTTGGGGGAGGAGAACCCGTTGAAAATGGCGTCACCGCAGTATTTGGACCTGAACGGGTATAG
- the pyk gene encoding pyruvate kinase, protein MIRRTKIVTTLGPATDRDNNLEKIIAAGANMVRMNFSHGEAIDHVRRANEVREIAARLGKEVAIMGDLQGPKIRVSTFIDKKIHLAVGDKFALDSDIEKGQGNQQAVGLDYKTLPQEVESGDILLLDDGRVQLQVEKVTGNRVDTVVTIGGPLSNNKGINKKGGGLSAPALTEKDKKDILTAAQIGCDYLAVSFPRNGADIHYARKLAQEAGCHAKIVAKVERAEAVETQEALEDIVLASDVVMVARGDLGVEIGDARLVGVQKNMIRTTRRLNRVVITATQMMESMISAPMPTRAEVMDVANAVLDGTDAVMLSGETAAGDYPVETVKAMSDVCIGAEKHPSINVSNNRMNYTFEDPGEALAMTTMFAANHTVGVKAIVALTESGSTPLLMSRLSSGLPIYALSGNAQTLNYCALYRGVTPVKFPSTTTNSVEYIAKAIQTLKDKDCLKDGDLILITHGDDNNAGSTNTCKIVRV, encoded by the coding sequence ATGATCAGACGTACAAAAATAGTAACAACCCTTGGACCTGCTACCGATAGAGATAATAATTTAGAAAAAATCATTGCTGCAGGCGCCAACATGGTTCGTATGAATTTCTCTCATGGAGAAGCGATAGACCATGTTAGACGAGCAAATGAAGTTCGCGAAATAGCTGCCCGTTTAGGTAAAGAAGTGGCAATTATGGGCGATCTACAGGGCCCTAAAATACGCGTATCAACATTCATAGATAAAAAAATTCATCTTGCAGTTGGTGATAAATTTGCGCTAGATAGCGATATTGAAAAGGGTCAAGGCAATCAACAGGCCGTAGGACTAGATTATAAAACATTACCGCAAGAAGTAGAATCAGGTGATATATTATTACTTGATGATGGCCGCGTGCAATTACAAGTAGAAAAAGTAACGGGCAACCGCGTTGACACCGTAGTCACAATCGGTGGTCCACTTTCAAATAATAAAGGTATTAATAAAAAAGGTGGGGGTTTATCAGCTCCCGCACTTACTGAAAAAGATAAAAAAGATATATTAACCGCAGCTCAAATTGGCTGTGATTACCTAGCGGTATCTTTTCCTCGCAATGGTGCTGATATCCACTATGCTCGAAAATTAGCACAAGAAGCTGGTTGTCATGCCAAAATTGTAGCAAAAGTAGAACGAGCTGAAGCCGTTGAAACACAAGAAGCTTTAGAAGATATTGTTCTTGCATCTGATGTGGTGATGGTTGCTCGAGGCGATTTAGGTGTTGAGATTGGCGACGCACGTTTGGTGGGCGTACAAAAAAATATGATCCGCACAACACGCCGTTTAAATCGCGTAGTGATTACCGCGACGCAAATGATGGAATCAATGATCAGCGCGCCGATGCCAACCCGCGCGGAAGTGATGGACGTTGCAAATGCGGTACTTGATGGTACGGATGCCGTAATGCTTTCAGGCGAAACAGCGGCGGGTGATTATCCAGTTGAAACTGTAAAAGCAATGAGCGACGTTTGTATTGGCGCAGAAAAACACCCAAGCATTAATGTTTCCAATAACCGTATGAACTACACATTTGAGGATCCTGGTGAAGCTCTTGCAATGACAACTATGTTTGCCGCTAACCACACCGTTGGGGTTAAAGCGATTGTTGCATTAACCGAATCAGGTTCAACACCATTATTAATGTCACGTTTAAGCTCGGGCCTACCTATCTATGCACTTTCAGGTAATGCGCAAACATTAAACTACTGTGCATTATATCGTGGTGTGACCCCCGTTAAATTCCCATCTACAACAACTAACAGTGTTGAATATATTGCTAAGGCAATCCAAACATTAAAAGATAAAGATTGTCTAAAAGATGGTGATCTGATACTGATTACTCACGGAGATGATAACAACGCAGGCTCTACAAACACCTGTAAAATTGTTAGAGTGTAG
- a CDS encoding glucokinase → MDGEGGHVSFAPNTREQADILLLLQEQFGHVSAERILAGQGLVNLYHSLCRLEGKQPVFHEPKEVTGAALANECPLALRSLNIFCEVMGGFAGNLALNLSCIGGVYIAGGIVPRFVDFFQASDFRKYFEDKGRFKSYLASIPTYLIIHDNPGLLGASVYLRQELNII, encoded by the coding sequence TTGGATGGTGAAGGTGGTCATGTTAGTTTTGCGCCAAATACACGTGAACAGGCTGATATTTTGCTTTTATTACAGGAACAATTCGGGCATGTTTCGGCAGAACGAATTTTGGCTGGGCAAGGTTTAGTTAATTTATATCATAGCCTATGCCGTTTAGAAGGTAAGCAACCGGTGTTTCATGAGCCAAAAGAAGTGACTGGTGCTGCTCTTGCAAATGAATGCCCGTTGGCTTTGCGTAGCTTGAATATTTTCTGTGAAGTGATGGGAGGTTTTGCGGGTAACCTTGCCTTAAACCTTTCTTGTATTGGTGGTGTTTATATTGCGGGCGGAATTGTTCCTCGATTTGTTGATTTCTTTCAAGCAAGTGATTTTAGAAAATATTTTGAAGATAAGGGGCGTTTTAAAAGCTATCTAGCATCGATCCCAACCTATTTGATTATTCATGATAATCCAGGATTGCTAGGGGCGAGTGTTTATCTTCGCCAAGAACTTAATATTATATAA